A stretch of Suncus etruscus isolate mSunEtr1 chromosome 9, mSunEtr1.pri.cur, whole genome shotgun sequence DNA encodes these proteins:
- the LOC126018448 gene encoding olfactory receptor 52R1: MLTSRNSSSHSTYFILLGIPGLEDSQFWIAFVFCAMYIVAVVGNITVVHIIRIDHTLHEPMYLFLAMLALTDLVLSTSTQPKMLAIFWFHDHKIEYHACLIQVFFIHAFSSVESGVLMAMALDRYVAICFPLRHSSILTPSVVGKLGAAVMIRGLLWVSPFCFMISKMPFCSNQIIPQSYCEHMAVLKLICADTRVNRAYGLFVAFSVVGFDMIIISISYAMILRTVLALPSGEARVKAFSTCASHICVILAFYVPALFTFLTHRFGHHVPRVVHIMLAILYLLVPPMLNPIIYGIKTKQIRERVIQGFCGKGQ, translated from the coding sequence ATGCTGACTTCTAGGAACAGCTCTTCTCATTCTACGTACTTCATTCTGCTTGGTATCCCAGGACTCGAGGATTCTCAGTTTTGGATTGCCTTTGTGTTCTGTGCCATGTATATTGTGGCTGTAGTTGGCAATATCACTGTAGTTCATATCATTCGAATTGACCACACTCTGCATGAACCCATGTACCTCTTTCTGGCCATGCTGGCTCTCACTGATCTGGTCCTCTCCACTTCTACACAACCTAAAATGCTTGCTATATTTTGGTTTCATGATCACAAGATAGAATATCATGCTTGCCTCATTCAAGTGTTCTTCATTCATGCCTTTTCTTCTGTGGAATCTGGGGTTCTCATGGCTATGGCTTTAGACCGTTATGTGGCCATCTGCTTCCCACTGCGTCACTCTAGTATCCTGACTCCGTCTGTGGTGGGAAAACTGGGGGCAGCAGTGATGATTCGGGGATTGCTGTGGGTGAGCCCTTTCTGCTTCATGATCTCCAAAATGCCATTTTGTTCCAACCAGATTATTCCTCAGTCATACTGTGAACACATGGCTGTGCTAAAGCTGATATGTGCTGATACTAGAGTAAATCGTGCCTATGGACTCTTTGTAGCTTTCTCTGTGGTGGGCTTTGATATGATAATCATCAGTATATCTTATGCGATGATTCTAAGAACAGTGCTGGCCTTGCCTTCTGGGGAAGCCAGAGTTAAAGCGTTTAGTACATGTGCTTCCCACATCTGTGTTATCTTGGCTTTTTATGTCCCAGCTCTCTTCACTTTCCTTACACACCGCTTTGGACATCACGTGCCCCGGGTGGTTCACATCATGTTGGCTATTCTCTATCTACTGGTACCTCCTATGCTCAACCCCATTATCTATGGGATTAAAACTAAACAGATCAGAGAAAGAGTAATTCAAGGATTTTGTGGGAAAGGCCAGTGA
- the LOC126018449 gene encoding olfactory receptor 51F2-like, with translation MLVLNNTNPQTLTFFLTGIPGLRTAQVWISIPFCLLYGIALTGNSMILFVVLREQSLHEPMYYFLSMLSATDLSLCLCTLSTTLGVFWFEAKKINLNACIAQMFFLHGFTFMESGVLLAMAFDRFVAICNPLRYTTILTNARITQIGVSMLIRNVAVMLPVVLFVKRLSFCRSLVLSHSYCYHVDLIQLSCTDNRINSILGLFALFSTTGFDCPCILISYVFIIRSVFGIASSEGRQKAFNTCISHISAVAIFYIPLISLSLVHRYGHSAPVFVHTIMANVFLLIPPVLNPIIYSMKTKQIRYAIVKVLMQKPTQF, from the coding sequence ATGTTGGTCCTCAATAACACCAATCCTCAGACTCTGACCTTCTTTCTGACGGGTATCCCAGGCCTGAGAACAGCCCAGGTCTGGATTTCCATCCCTTTCTGTCTCCTGTATGGCATCGCCCTCACTGGAAACAGCATGATCCTCTTTGTGGTCCTTCGTGAGCAAAGTCTCCATGAGCCTATGTATTATTTCCTCTCTATGCTTTCAGCCACAGATTTGAGCTTGTGCCTGTGCACACTTTCGACTACCCTGGGCGTCTTCTGGTTTGAAGCGAAAAAGATCAACTTAAATGCCTGCATTGCCCAGATGTTCTTCTTGCATGGATTTACTTTTATGGAGTCTGGGGTTCTACTGGCCATGGCTTTTGATCGTTTTGTGGCCATCTGTAACCCACTGAGGTACACCACCATACTTACCAATGCCAGAATCACTCAGATTGGTGTTAGCATGTTGATAAGAAATGTTGCTGTCATGCTGCCAGTTGTGCTTTTCGTCAAGAGGTTGTCCTTCTGCAGATCATTGGTCCTTTCACATTCTTACTGTTACCATGTTGATCTCATTCAACTCTCATGTACAGATAACAGAATCAATAGCATTCTTGGCCTGTTTGCACTCTTCTCCACAACAGGGTTTGACTGTCCTTGCATATTGATCTCCTATGTCTTCATTATTCGTTCTGTCTTTGGCATTGCCTCCTCAGAGGGACGGCAAAAAGCCTTCAACACCTGCATATCTCATATCAGTGCTGTTGCTATCTTCTACATTCCTCTCATCAGCTTGTCTCTTGTACATCGCTATGGCCATTCGGCACCTGTATTTGTACACACCATTATGGCAAATGTGTTCTTGCTCATCCCTCCTGTGCTAAATCCTATAATCTATAGTATGAAGACTAAGCAGATTCGATATGCAATTGTCAAGGTTTTAATGCAGAAGCCGACCCAGTTCTAA